Proteins encoded by one window of Anguilla rostrata isolate EN2019 chromosome 9, ASM1855537v3, whole genome shotgun sequence:
- the LOC135263644 gene encoding eukaryotic translation initiation factor 4E-binding protein 3-like, producing the protein MSAKPSKSCPIPTRVLHLKDWSQLPDCYSQTPGGTLFSTTPGGTRIIYDRKFLLECRNSPIARTPPCCLPQIPGVTVPALHPLGKLEEQEENDKDLTADDSQFEMDI; encoded by the exons ATGTCCGCCAAGCCGAGCAAAAGCTGTCCCATTCCAACACGTGTCCTGCACCTGAAAGACTGGTCTCAGCTACCTGACTGCTACAGCCAGACGCCCGGCGGAACGCTCTTTTCCACCACGCCTGGAG GGACCCGGATCATCTACGACAGGAAGTTCCTGCTGGAGTGCCGGAACTCGCCCATCGCTCGCACCCCGCCCTGCTGCCTCCCTCAGATCCCCGGGGTCACCGTTCCCGCCCTGCACCCCCTGGgaaagctggaggagcaggaggagaacgACAAGGACCTGACTG